The following coding sequences are from one Humulus lupulus chromosome X, drHumLupu1.1, whole genome shotgun sequence window:
- the LOC133806223 gene encoding uncharacterized protein LOC133806223 yields the protein MEQLLEYEWLPTQCKGCKVFGHTASMCNRKPTEVWRQKGHPELDESKQGNTEQQPTSEEKIVTSGGTVDVMKDIEAKGLDAGQGLSKSQTQGGNLEHTVIASDGNVNVTDKLEWSVPKRGGGLKKVNRKIQNNLRNSCGVLQDKVMEIGLGAFLETKLYGEKVGKMMSTSFKGWNYYSGTNSEGRILVLWLPQVVSVEILLESDQFVHLLVKGINSSKVLCVTFVYGRNTIEGRFPLWRDLAGLRFPVKPWVVAGDFNAVFTGNDRVGGRIITAVELEDACNWRTLGLVDELRSIGSHFTWTNNQDNDDRIYSKLDRVFKNEEWLDLYPQAEALFNWDLLSDHCYCIIKMGAANNSGLKPFRFFNMWTEHRSFKDTVLNSWNKPIKGRGLVRIVRKLSRLKSVLCKFNKLVVGDVAMHYNLAKEKFQNAQGLLQRNPHSTELQRAEALAGANLAYHSKAYDSFLRQKSKVDWLRFGDDNMAFFMRV from the exons ATGGAACAACTGCTGGAGTATGAGTGGCTCCCAACTCAGTGTAAAGGGTGCAAGGTGTTCGGCCATACAGCTAGTATGTGTAACAGGAAACCTACTGAGGTTTGGAGGCAGAAAGGGCATCCTGAACTAGATGAGTCTAAACAGGGTAACACGGAACAACAGCCAACTTCAGAAGAAAAGATTGTTACTAGTGGAGGAACGGTAGATGTTATGAAGGATATAGAGGCTAAGGGATTAGATGCCGGTCAGGGGTTATCTAAGTCTCAGACTCAAGGTGGGAATCTAGAGCATACTGTTATTGCGTCTGATGGAAATGTTAATGTGACAGATAAGTTGGAATGGAGTGTTCCGAAAAGAGGAGGTGGTCTTAAGAAAGTTAATAGGAAGATTCAAAATAACCTGAGAAACTCATGTGGTGTTTTGCAGGATAAGGTCATGGAG ATTGGTCTTGGAGCTTTTTTGGAGACCAAACTTTATGGTGAAAAAGTTGGGAAAATGATGAGTACTTCTTTTAAGGGGTGGAATTACTACTCGGGTACTAATTCGGAGGGTCGTATTCTGGTTTTGTGGCTGCCTCAGGTGGTTTCTGTTGAGATCCTTTTGGAGAGTGACCAGTTTGTTCACTTGCTTGTTAAAGGGATTAATTCTAGTAAAGTTTTATGTGTTACTTTTGTGTATGGTAGGAATACTATAGAGGGTAGATTTCCTCTTTGGAGAGATCTTGCTGGGTTAAGATTCCCAGTGAAACCTTGGGTTGTGGCTGGGGATTTCAACGCTGTTTTTACGGGTAATGATAGAGTGGGTGGTCGCATTATTACCGCTGTTGAGTTGGAGGATGCTTGTAATTGGAGGACGTTGGGGTTAGTTGATGAGTTGCGTTCCATAGGGTCTCATTTTACTTGGACTAACAATCAagataatgatgataggatttacTCTAAACTGGATAGAGTGTTTAAAAATGAAGAATGGCTGGATTTATACCCTCAAGCTGAAGCTTTGTTTAATTGGGACCTTCTTTCTGATCATTGCTACTGCATCATCAAGATGGGAGCTGCTAATAACAGTGGTTTGAAgccttttagattttttaatatgTGGACTGAGCATAGGAGTTTCAAAGATACTGTTTTAAATAGCTGGAATAAGCCTATTAAAGGGAGAGGGCTGGTGCGTATTGTCAGAAAATTGAGCAGACTTAAAAGTGTTTTATGCAAGTTTAATAAACTCGTTGTGGGTGATGTGGCTATGCATTATAATCTTGCGAAGGAGAAGTTTCAAAATGCTCAAGGATTGCTTCAAAGAAATCCCCACTCGACTGAGTTGCAAAGGGCGGAAGCTTTGGCTGGTGCGAATCTTGCTTATCATTCTAAAGCTTATGACAGCTTTTTGAGGCAAAAAAGCAAGGTAGATTGGCTGCGTTTTGGGGATGATAACATGGCTTTTTTCATGCGTGTTTAA